The following proteins are co-located in the Leptospira weilii genome:
- the yajC gene encoding preprotein translocase subunit YajC, whose protein sequence is MTFNFSILLQLAQAAGEGDKSPFSTLLLIPIMLVIMYFLVIRPQRNEEKKRKEMIDGLKKGDEVITSSGIHGKVVEIKDNNEVVVLNIAKDTNVSFTASTVLKKKQADK, encoded by the coding sequence ATGACTTTTAATTTCAGCATATTACTACAACTGGCGCAGGCCGCCGGAGAAGGGGATAAATCTCCTTTTTCCACTTTGCTTTTGATACCGATTATGCTCGTGATTATGTATTTCCTGGTCATCCGCCCGCAGAGGAACGAAGAAAAGAAACGTAAAGAGATGATCGACGGTTTGAAAAAGGGAGACGAAGTGATTACTTCGTCCGGAATTCACGGTAAGGTCGTAGAGATCAAGGACAACAACGAGGTTGTCGTTCTCAACATCGCAAAAGATACGAACGTATCCTTTACCGCGAGTACCGTTTTAAAAAAGAAACAAGCAGACAAATGA
- a CDS encoding SRP-less Sec system protein, with protein MKKAAVSILIFLFLGNLSLFSQDGEEIDFLEKVSEPKKKTVSKKSSNSGSSNGSKISKKKEKRKFKKKKSKKFSTVPTNPENSKKNTEPDNNEGNSSGNNTSNDSQNNGSNSSNNISNSNAQSGNIDAQPLANASKTDLKELPKPYWVNEEMKVRPNNLPGYSVESETSEQGASFRNSLSEILKLGEDKKKEEEKKKVQGGQKSGSFAGFLSEYKKPIIIVVFILLFALYRLKAGKSRGNSSRRSPVTINKMRRD; from the coding sequence ATGAAAAAAGCCGCGGTCTCAATTCTGATCTTTTTATTTCTGGGAAATTTGTCTTTGTTTTCTCAGGATGGGGAAGAAATTGATTTTTTAGAAAAGGTTTCAGAGCCCAAAAAGAAGACCGTTAGTAAAAAATCTTCGAATTCCGGCTCTTCGAACGGCTCTAAGATTTCCAAAAAAAAGGAAAAAAGAAAATTCAAAAAAAAGAAGTCTAAAAAGTTTTCCACCGTTCCGACCAATCCGGAAAATTCAAAGAAGAATACGGAGCCGGACAATAACGAGGGCAACTCTTCCGGAAATAATACTTCGAACGATTCTCAGAATAACGGATCGAATTCTTCCAATAATATATCGAATTCCAATGCGCAGTCCGGTAACATAGACGCACAACCGCTTGCGAACGCTTCCAAAACCGATTTGAAAGAACTACCCAAACCGTATTGGGTCAACGAAGAGATGAAGGTTCGTCCGAACAATCTGCCCGGATACTCTGTCGAATCCGAAACGTCGGAACAGGGCGCTTCCTTTCGAAATAGTCTTTCCGAAATACTGAAGTTAGGCGAAGACAAAAAAAAGGAAGAGGAAAAAAAGAAAGTTCAGGGGGGACAAAAGTCCGGTTCCTTTGCTGGTTTTCTTTCCGAATATAAAAAACCAATTATCATTGTAGTATTTATTCTATTATTTGCTTTGTATCGATTGAAAGCGGGCAAATCGCGCGGCAATTCCAGTCGCAGATCTCCCGTTACGATCAATAAAATGAGAAGAGATTAG
- the trpD gene encoding anthranilate phosphoribosyltransferase: MEPRAIVLKLIERKHLSVEEAESFMNRVMKGEISEILLSSFVTAMRANGESVDEVLGCTLALRKNALKPKTVFPFDLLDTCGTGGDGQGTINISTLSAITLASLGIKIAKHGNRSVSSHTGSSDILSRLGYQTETTQEEVEAHLINQGFTFLFAPMWHPSVKYAGPVRKELGFRTVFNMIGPLSNPFSPQFQIIGVYQPELMELFIKVLQSLGLKRALVCHSRDGLDEFSIFQTTDYTLLENEVISRHSFDPMTLGLPSLKREEVYADSSEHAEILARRVLNSEPIAGTHAVALNAGAGLFVMGKVKTIEQGYKTAWEALLSGKTRKYFEDLISKE, encoded by the coding sequence ATGGAACCAAGAGCAATCGTTCTTAAACTGATCGAACGCAAACATCTCAGCGTCGAAGAGGCCGAGTCCTTTATGAATCGTGTGATGAAAGGAGAAATTTCCGAAATTCTTCTTTCCTCTTTCGTAACCGCGATGCGTGCCAACGGGGAATCTGTGGATGAGGTTCTCGGTTGTACGCTCGCTCTTCGTAAGAACGCTCTCAAGCCCAAGACAGTATTCCCTTTTGATCTTTTGGACACCTGCGGAACCGGCGGGGACGGCCAAGGCACGATCAATATCAGTACACTTTCCGCTATCACTCTTGCTTCTTTGGGAATTAAGATTGCCAAACATGGAAATCGTTCCGTATCCTCTCATACCGGTTCGAGCGATATTCTCTCTCGCCTTGGGTATCAAACCGAAACGACTCAGGAAGAAGTGGAAGCACATCTTATAAATCAAGGGTTTACATTTTTATTCGCGCCGATGTGGCATCCGTCTGTGAAGTATGCGGGGCCGGTTCGTAAAGAACTCGGATTTAGAACCGTGTTCAATATGATCGGTCCTCTTTCCAATCCGTTTTCCCCGCAATTTCAAATCATCGGAGTTTATCAGCCGGAATTGATGGAACTGTTCATTAAGGTTTTACAATCCCTAGGTTTAAAACGGGCTTTGGTTTGTCATTCTCGGGATGGTCTGGACGAATTTTCAATCTTTCAGACCACAGATTATACTCTCTTAGAGAATGAGGTTATCAGTCGTCATTCTTTTGATCCTATGACTCTTGGACTTCCTTCCTTAAAAAGAGAGGAAGTATACGCCGATTCCAGTGAACATGCGGAAATTTTGGCCAGAAGAGTTTTGAATTCCGAGCCGATTGCGGGAACACACGCTGTGGCTTTAAACGCAGGAGCGGGGCTTTTTGTGATGGGAAAGGTAAAAACAATCGAACAAGGTTATAAAACCGCTTGGGAGGCTCTCCTTTCCGGAAAAACAAGAAAGTATTTCGAAGATTTAATTTCCAAAGAGTAA